From the genome of Streptomyces sp. S4.7:
GGCAGTCCCGGTCGGCGCCGCTCCAGGCGTACCGCCGGTACCCCCGGCTGCCGGCGTCCCGCCCGATGGGCGCGAGCTCCCGCCACATCTCCTGGAAGGAGAGCTGGCGGTCCGGGTCCGGGTTCCGGTCCGGGGTCGGGGGGTGGGTCATTCGCCCTCCCGCATCGGGACGCGGACGCCGCGATCGGTGGCGGCCGACTCCGCGAGGTCGTAGCCGGCGTCGACGTGGCGGATGACGCCCATGGCCGGGTCGTTCGTCAGGACGCGGCGGATCTTGTCGCCGGCCAGTTCCGTTCCGTCCGCGACCGTCACCTGGCCGGCGTGGATCGAGCGGCCCATGCCGACGCCGCCGCCGTGGTGGATGGAGACCCAGGAGGCTCCGGAGGCGACGTTCACCATGGCGTTCAGCAGCGGCCAGTCGGCGATCGCGTCCGAGCCGTCGAGCATCGCCTCGGTCTCGCGGTACGGGGACGCCACCGACCCGGCGTCCAGGTGGTCGCGGCCGATGACGACCGGCGCGGCGAGTTCGCCGCTCGCGACCATGTCGTTGAAGCGCTCACCCGCCCTGTCGCGCTCGCCGAGGCCGAGCCAGCAGATACGCGCGGGCAGGCCCTGGAAGTGGACGCGTTCGCCGGCCATCTTGATCCAGCGGTGCAGGGACGCGTTCTGGAGGGAGTCGCCCTCGGGAAAGAGCTCCAGGATCGCCTTGTCGGTCTTGTGGATGTCCGACGCCTCGCCGGAGAGCGCCGCCCAGCGGAACGGCCCCCGGCCTTCGCAGAACAGCGGCCTGATGTAGGCGGGTACGAATCCGGGAAAGGCGAACGCCCGGTCGTATCCCGCCAGTTGGGCCTCGCCCCGGATGGAGTTGCCGTAGTCGAAGACCTCGGCGCCCGCGTCCATGAAGCCCACCATCGCCTCCACGTGCCGCGCCATGGACTCGCGGGCCCGCAGCGTGAAGTCGGCCGGCTTCTCGGCGGCGTACGACGCCATGTCGTCGAAGTCGACGCCGAGCGGCAGATAGGCCAGCGGGTCGTGCGCCGACGTCTGGTCGGTGACGATGTCGACCGGCGCGCCTTCCGCCAGCATCCGGGGCAGGAGTTCCGCCGCGTTGCCGAGCAGCCCGATGGAGAGCGGCCGGCGCGCGTCACGGGCCTCGGTGGCGAGCTGGAGCGCGTGCTCCAGGGAGTCGGCGCGCACATCGAGGAAGCGGTGCTCGATACGGCGGTCGATGGCGCGCGGATCGCAGTCGATACAGATCGCGACACCGTCGTTCATGGTGACGGCCAGCGGCTGCGCGCCGCCCATCCCGCCGAGCCCGGCGGTGAGCGTGATCGTCCCGGCGAGCGTGCCGCCAAAACTCCTCGCGGCGACGGCGGCGAACGTCTCGTACGTGCCCTGGAGGATGCCCTGCGTGCCGATGTAGATCCAGGAACCGGCGGTCATCTGGCCGTACATGGTGAGGCCGAGCTGTTCCAGCCGACGGAACTCCTCCCAGTTGGCCCAGTCGCCGACAAGGTTGGAGTTGGCGATCAGCACGCGCGGCGCCCACTCGTGGGTCTGCATCACACCCACCGGGCGGCCGGACTGGACGAGCATCGTCTCGTCCTGCTTCAGCGTCCGCAGCGTGCGCGTCATCGCGTCGAACGAGCGCCAGTCCCGCGCGGCCTTTCCCGTGCCGCCGTAGACCACCAGCTGGTCGGGGTGTTCGGCGACCTCGGGGTCGAGGTTGTTCTGGAGCATGCGGAGGGCGGCCTCCTGGTGCCATCCCAGGGCGCTCAGTTCCGTACCGCGCGGTGCCCGTACGGGTCGGGGTCCTGACATGGCGGTGCCTCCTCCGTCGCTGCTCCACTGTTGGTCAAACTATTCACATCCTCGCCGGGTGAATAGATGTAGTCAACAGTGGAGTAACCGGCGGCCGGATGATTGGCTGACACGCATGGTCGAGGACATCCGCAAGGACGAGGAAGCCGGCAACGACTACGAGGGGCAGGGGCGCGCGGACGCCGCAGGCAGGCGCGGGTCCCTGCCCGCGGACGCCGCCGGCAGGCGCGATCTCGCCGTACGGGCCGCCGTCGAACAGGGGCTCCTCACCGAGGCCGCTCCCGTCGTCGCGCTCCTCGACGTGGCGGGCATCCGCGCATCCGCCGCCGCGCTGCACGCCGCGTTCGCGGCCGTCGCCGCCCCCGGCACCCGCGTGCTGCACGCGTTCGCCGTGAAGGCGGCGCCGCTCGTGCCCGTCCTGCGCCTGCTGCACGCCGAGGGCATCGGCGCCGAGGTCGCGAGCCCCGGCGAGCTGGGGCTGGCGCGCGCCGCCGGGATACGCCCCGACCACACCGTCCTCGACTCGCCCGCCAAGACGCCCGCCGAACTGCGCGAAGCACTGGCGCTCGGTATCGCCGTCAACGCCGACAACCCACAGGAACTCACCCGTCTCGACGCGCTCCTCGCGCTCCTGCCCTCGGCGCCCACCGGCTCCCCGATCGGTCTGCGGGTCAACCCGCAGACCGGCAGCGGCTCCATCGGCGCCCTGTCCACGGCGACCGCCACGTCGAAGTTCGGCGTCGCGCTGCGCGACGAGGGTGCCCGCGCATGGGTCGTACAGGCGTTCCTGGACCGGCCCTGGCTGACCCGGCTGCACGCCCACTCCGGCTCCCAGGGCGTCCCGCTCGCCCTGATGGCCGAGGGCGTGCGGACCGTTCACGACCTGGCCGAGGAGATCAACACGGCGGCCGGCCGGCAACAGGTCGACACCATCGACATCGGCGGCGGCCTCCCGGTCAACTTCTCCTCCGACGAGGAGACCCCCACCCACGCCGAGTACGCCCGGCTGCTGAGGTCCACCGTCCCCGGCCTGTTCGACGGCCGCTACGGGCTCGTCACCGAGTTCGGCCGCTCCCTGCTCGCCAAGCACGGCACGGTGCTGGCCCGCGTCGAGTACGCGAAGTCCGCCGGCGGCCGTCCCATCGCCGTCACCCACGCGGGCGTGCAGGTCGCCACCCGTACCGTCTACAACCCGGAGTCCTGGCCGCTGCGGATCGCCGCGTACGACGCCGGGGGCCGGCCCAAGGACGGCCCGGACGTCGCCCAGGACATCGCGGGCCCGGCGTGCTTCGCGGGTGACGTCCTGGCCACCGACCGGCCGCTGCCGCTGCTGGAACAGGGCGATCTCGTCGCGGCCCTGGACACCGGCGCGTACTACTTCGCCAACCACTACGCGTACAACAGCCTTGCCCGGCCCGGCATCCACGGCTTCACGACGCCGGGGACGGACCCGACGGCGCACGGCGTGCGGTTCGCCACCGTACGGGCGCCGCAGACCGTTGCGGAGATCGTCGCCGAGTCGGGCGGCGGGCACCCGGACGCCCTCGTCCGGGACTGACCACCGCCCCCGGACGAAGCGGAAGAGGGGCGGAGCGGGACCGGAGAGGAATCAGCCCGGCCGCACAGGGCAGAACACTTCCCACCATCGATCGGGGGAGGTCATTCCATGCCCGCATCTCAGACACCGACGGCGTCGGACACACCGGGACCGGCCGGGGACGCACCCGAACTCAAACGCGCCCTCGGCCCCAAACTGCTGATCCTCTTCGTCATCGGCGACATCCTGGGCACCGGCATCTACGCCACCACCGGCCAGGTCGCCGGCCGGGTCGGCGGCGCGCTCTGGCTGCCGTTCGCGATCGGCTTCGTCGTCGCGGTCCTGACGGCCGCCTCTTACGTGGAACTCGTCGGCAAGTACCCGAAGGCGGCCGGCGCCGCGCTCTACACGCAGAAGGCGTTCAAGGTCCCGTTCCTGACCTTCATCGTCGCCTTCATGGTGATGTGCTCGGGCCTGTCGTCGGCGAGCGCCGCGGCCCGCGCGTTCAGCGGCGACTATCTGGCCGAGTTCACCGACGCGGTGCCGCCCACCCTGATCGCGATCCTGTTCATCCTCGCGCTCGCCGCGCTGAATCTGCGCGGCGTCTCGGAGTCCGTGAAGACCAACGTGGTCCTGACACTGGTCGAGCTGAGCGGTCTGGCGATCATCCTCGGCATCGGCGCGTACGCCGTCATGTCGGGTGACGGCGAGCCGGCGCGGCTGACCGACTTCGAGGCGAGCGGCACCGGCTTCTCGCTGATGACCGGGGTGCTCGGTGCGACAGCCCTCGCCTTCTTCGCCTTCGTCGGCTTCGAGGACTCGGTCAACATGGCCGAGGAGACCAAGGATCCGAGCCGTACGTTCCCGCGCGCCATCTTCATCGGCGTCACGGTCACCGGCACCATCTACGTCCTGGTCGCCCTCGTCTCCTCACTCCTGGTGGACCACAAGACCCTGGAGGGCTCCAGCGGACCGCTGCTGGAGGTCGTGAAGGCCGGCGGCGTCGACTTCCCGCCGAAACTCTTCGCGCTGATCGCGCTGTTCGCCGTCACCAACTCCGCGCTGATCAACATCATGATGGCCTCGCGGCTCTGCTACGGGATGGCCAACGAACGCATCCTGCCCAAGGCCATGGGCCGGGTCCTCCCCGCGCGCCGTACGCCCGTCGTGGGCATCGTCTTCGTCTCCGTCCTGGCCATCGGGCTGGTGTCGACCGGCGAGATCCAGGGACTCGGCGACACGACCTCGTTCCTGCTGCTGTGCGTGTTCTTCGTGGTCAACGTCGCCGCGCTCGTGCTGCGCCGCGACCCGGTCGCGCACAAGCACTTCCGCGCGCCGACGATCGTGCCCGTGCTGGGCGCGGTCACCGCGCTGATCCTGGCCAGCCCGCTCGCCGACCGCGCGGCCGACGTCTACGTCCGGGCCGGTGTGCTGCTCGCGATCGGTATCGCGCTGTGGGCGGTCAACAAGCTGGTGCTCAAGGCACGTTCGGAGGAGCACGCGAAGACCGGCGGCGAGTTGGAGAAGTAGGGCGCGCGCAGCACACCGCACGGGGCGCCGGCACGGGCGCTCCGTGCGCCGACCCTATCCGCGCGGGGCATGTTCCAACGGAAAATGCCAGAAATCCCTTCCGGAGTAGGGACGTTGCGTAATCTCGCCGTCACTGCCGCACGACGGTGCCTTACGCACGACCGGCTGGGAGGGGAGTCCGCGTGCCCGGAATCGACGCATGCCTGCACGAGATCATGGCCCTGCCCGGCGCCCGCGGAGCGGCGATCGTCGACTGGACCAGCGGCCTGGCGCTCGGTACGGCGGGCGAGTCGCCGGGCGGTGACCACGAGACGACCGCGACCGAGACCGCCGAACTGGCGCGGGCCGCCGCGGAGTACCCGGCGTTCGCCCCGGCCGCCGAGCCGGTCGCGGGGCCGGCCGGCGCGGACGCGACACGGGAGGCCGCGGGCGACGGCAAGGGCCCGCCGGTCGAGGACCTGATCGTCACCAGCCGTACCGGCTACCACGTCCTGCGGTTCGTCGAGACGACCTTCGACAGCAGCGTCTTCCTCCATCTGTGGCTCGACCGGGACACCGGGAATCTCGCGCTCGCCCGGCTCCGGCTCCAACAGCTCGCCGAACGGCTGGTACTGGCATGAACGCCGAAACGGCGGCCACCGTCGCACCGCACGTCTCCCCCGTCTCGCCCATGCTGGTCCGGCTGGCCGACGAGCGCGCCACCGGCGCCCTCCTGCGCGACCACGGCACCCTGTATCTCGCCGAAGGACGCGTCGTGCACGCCGAGAGCCCCGCCGCGCCGGGCATCGACATCCTGCTGACCACGGGCGGCCGGCTGCCGCCCGAGGGCTGGCAGCAGGCGATCGACGAGGCCGGCGCCAGGCGCGAGGTCGGGCGGTTCCTCGTCGACAGCGGCCGGATCGGCGGCGGCGAGCTGGAGATCTGCCATCTCGGCGCGCTGTACGACGCCGCGTTCTTCGCACTTGCCCCGGGCAGCGGCCCCACCCGGTTCCGCTACGGCGTCGGGCACTGGATCGGCCCGGTGCGCCCCGTCCCGGCGGCGGCGGTCGAACGCGAGACGCTGCGCCGCCGCGAACTGCTCGACCAGGTCTGGCCGTATCCGGCGGTCGACAGCGCGCCGGTGGTGCCCCGCACGCCCGCGCCCGGCCAGTCGGTCACCCGCCGGCAGCGCGCGCTGCTGGAGCTGGCCGACGGCGTACGGACCCCGGCGGCCATCGCCTGGGCCCTGGGCCGCCCGGCGTTCCACACCCTGCTGGAGGTTCGGCGGCTGGCGGCGGCCGGGCTGGTCGACACGCCTCCCGATCCGCCGCCGGGGTCCCGCTCCGGGCACGGGGGCCGCCCCGTACGCCCCGCCCTTCCCGCCTGGATCGCCGAGGTCTCGGCCGACCCGGACATCGCCCTGCTCCGCCGGCTCCGTGACGCGTTGGAGGCAAACCTGTGAGACGCGCCCTGCGGCTGCGCAGCGAGAGGAGACAGCTGATGACGGCGGAGGCCGAAGTCCTGGGGGAGCTGCGGCGCCTGCGGGCCCGTCTCCCCCAGCTCACGGGCGCGCTGGCCGCGAGCACCGACGGTCTGGTCCTCGCCGAGGAACTGACCGGCGGGGGGCCGGGCGCGGGAGCCTCCGGCGCGGACCCCGAGGGCGTCGCCGCCCTGACCGCCGCCGCGCTCGGCGTCTCCCTGCGGCTGACCGACAGCACGGGACAGGGCGGCTTCCGCGAACTGCTGATCAGGGGCGAGCGCGGCTATGTGGCCACGTACGCGGCGGGCGGCTCCGCCGTCCTCACCGTGCTCGCCGAGCCGCGCATCAACGTCGGCCGGCTCCATCTGGAGGCCCGCCGGTCCGGCGCCCGGATCGGCGCCCTGGTCGACAGCGCCCTCGAACGACCGGAGAACACCTGACCCATGGCCTCCAGCGGAACACCCGCCCGAACGGCGCGGACCCCGACGACCCGGACCCCGGCGACTCAGACCCGAATACCTCAGAGACGAATACCTCAGAGACGAAAAGGAAGTGCGACGTCCATGGCCAACACCGAAGCGGCTCTCAAAGAAGCGACGACCTCCATCGAAGGCGCCGTCGGGGCAGCCCTCGTCGACTACACCAGCGGCATGGCCCTCGGCACCGTCGGCGGCGGCAAGGAGCTCGATCTGACGGTCGCCGCCGCCGGTAACACCGATGTGGTGCGCGCCAAGGTGCGCACCATGGAGATGCTGGGCCTCAAGGACGAGATCGAGGACATCCTGATCACCCTCGGCAGCCAGTACCACCTGATCCGGCTGCTCAAGGGACGGGGGAACACCGGTCTGTTCCTCTATCTGGCGCTGGACAAGCAGCGGGCGAACCTGGCGATGGCCAGACACCAGCTCAAGAAGATCGAGAACGAACTGGAGGTGTGACGGGGGTCCCCTCCCCCTCGGCCTTCGCGGGCGCGGTCGCCCTGCCCCCCTTGCCCGCTCCGGCCGCCTTGCCCGCTCCGGGCTTGGCGTCCTTGGCCGGCCCGGCGCCCTTGGCCTTTTTGACGCGCGGTCGCCGCGCCCCACCGGGCGCGGCGTCCCCGGCTTCGAGCCCGGTCGTACGGAAGCCCCTGACCTTCTCGCCGACGGGGCTGCCACGCCCGGCCCAGTCGGTGCGGACCCACAGCAGTTCCTCACCCGCGCGCTCGCGGCGGCCGAGCAGCAGGGCCTTGAGCCACAGCCCGGCGCCCGCGCCCGCGAGAACCGCGCCGCCCGCCACCGGTACGGCGAACGAGAGGGCCACCGCCGCGAGGAACCCGCCGGCCAGCCACCACACCCGGGCCCGCCGCCAGACCCGCAGCGTCACCGAACGGTCCTGGAGATAGTCGAACTTCCCTGCGCGCGACGCGGCTTCTGCCCAGCCGTCGTACCGCCGGCGCCGTACGACCGCGACGACCGCCGCGGTCAGCACGAACAGCGCCGCCCCGATGTACAGCCCGACCCAGCGGCCGGTCGGTCCGGGGATCAGCGCCCCGGCAGCGGCGGCAAGGATCCCCAGCCACCACATCGGGGCCGCACCGGCCCTCACGATCACCGTCACCCGTGCCAGCGACTGCTGTCCTGCGCGCCCCACGGCCGCCTCCTCTTCACAGAACCTCACAGAAGTTTTGGCGGGCAGACTAATGCCGTTCCCTGAGCATTTCCTGAGAACGCCGAAGGCGGAGGGCCCTATTCGACGAACAGGCCCCGGGCGGCGGCCCGTACGTCGAAGTCCTCCAGGCGCGCCTGCGCGTCCGGCAGACCGTCGCACATCGCCTCCAGCAGCACCCGTCCCAGGAGCATCGGCGCGCACGCCGTGTCGAAGGCGAGGCCCGTGCCGACGGCCGCCGGGATCAGCAGGTCGCTGTGGGCCGCGACGGGCGCGAACGCCGAGTCGGCGACGGTGACCACGAACAGTCCGGACCCGCGCGCGTGGTCCAGCGCCTCCACGACCTCCTTGGGATGGCGCGGCAGCGCGAAGCAGAGCAGCGCGCTCGCACCGGCACGGCGCGCCGCGTCGAGCCGGTCGGCGAGCATCGTGCCGCCCTCGTCGAGGAGCCGGATGTCGGGGTGGACCTTGGCGGCGAAGTAGGCGAAGCCGGTGGCCTGGGCGGACGCGGCGCGCAGACCGAGGACGGGCAGCGGGGTGGACGCGGCGAGTACGCGGCCGGCCCGTTCGACCGGGCCCGGGTCGGCGAGCAGATCGGCGAGCTGGCGCAGGTTCTCCAACTCCGCGTGCACGGCCTGCTGGTACTCGTTGTACTCGGAGGCGCCCGCCGCCCGGCCGGCGGGCGCGACCTCCCGCAGATGCCTGCGCAGCGCCGGGTAGCCGTCGAAGCCGAGCGCGACGGCGAAACGCGTCACCGAGGGCTGGCTGACACCGGCGAGGTCCGCCAGCTCGACGCTGGACAGGAACGGCGCGTCGGCGGCCCGGCGCACCATGCTGTGCGCGATGCGCCGCTGGGTGGGGGTGAGCCGGTGGCCCTCGAACAGCTGCTGGAGCCGGGCGGCCGGACTGTCGCTCACGCGATCCCCCTTGTGGTGCCTGTCGTGCCGGTGCCACCCACCGCGCTCACAGGTGTCATGTCGTCCGCCGTGGTGGCGAGTTGGTCCAGCAGCATCGTCGCCGCCGTCACGTCGTCGGTCAGCGGCCGGTCGGCGATCTCCGCCTCCAGCACGGACTCGGCGAGGACGAAGGCCCTGCCCACGGGCAGTTCGGCCTCGGGCCGCAGCCCCCGCTGGCGCAACGCCCTTACGGCGGCCACGAGTTCGCACCCGACGACGAGACGGTACGCCTCGCACGCCCGCAGTGTCTGCCGCGCGGCCAGCGAGGCGAAGCTGGCCTGCTCCTCCACGCCACGGGACAGTACCGCGTGTCCGAGCGAGGCCGGCGCGGAGAAGGCGCGCAGGTCACCGAGGGCGGCCCCGGCCGCGTACTCCAGGATCATCACGCCGGAACTCGCGGGCTCGGCGTCGGCGAGAAAGGGGCGCAGCCGGTTGAAGCCGGGTTCGTTCAGCGCGGAGAGCCGGGAGGTGGACAGCCGCGCGGTCTGGACGACCGCGAGCCTGAAGTGGTCCAGGGCGAGCGCGAGTTGGGCGAGGTAGAAACCGCCGTGGTGGTACGCGGCGGGCGCCAGGTCGTCGTCCGTGCCGGGACAGATCAGCGG
Proteins encoded in this window:
- the hutU gene encoding urocanate hydratase — protein: MSGPRPVRAPRGTELSALGWHQEAALRMLQNNLDPEVAEHPDQLVVYGGTGKAARDWRSFDAMTRTLRTLKQDETMLVQSGRPVGVMQTHEWAPRVLIANSNLVGDWANWEEFRRLEQLGLTMYGQMTAGSWIYIGTQGILQGTYETFAAVAARSFGGTLAGTITLTAGLGGMGGAQPLAVTMNDGVAICIDCDPRAIDRRIEHRFLDVRADSLEHALQLATEARDARRPLSIGLLGNAAELLPRMLAEGAPVDIVTDQTSAHDPLAYLPLGVDFDDMASYAAEKPADFTLRARESMARHVEAMVGFMDAGAEVFDYGNSIRGEAQLAGYDRAFAFPGFVPAYIRPLFCEGRGPFRWAALSGEASDIHKTDKAILELFPEGDSLQNASLHRWIKMAGERVHFQGLPARICWLGLGERDRAGERFNDMVASGELAAPVVIGRDHLDAGSVASPYRETEAMLDGSDAIADWPLLNAMVNVASGASWVSIHHGGGVGMGRSIHAGQVTVADGTELAGDKIRRVLTNDPAMGVIRHVDAGYDLAESAATDRGVRVPMREGE
- a CDS encoding diaminopimelate decarboxylase, whose product is MVEDIRKDEEAGNDYEGQGRADAAGRRGSLPADAAGRRDLAVRAAVEQGLLTEAAPVVALLDVAGIRASAAALHAAFAAVAAPGTRVLHAFAVKAAPLVPVLRLLHAEGIGAEVASPGELGLARAAGIRPDHTVLDSPAKTPAELREALALGIAVNADNPQELTRLDALLALLPSAPTGSPIGLRVNPQTGSGSIGALSTATATSKFGVALRDEGARAWVVQAFLDRPWLTRLHAHSGSQGVPLALMAEGVRTVHDLAEEINTAAGRQQVDTIDIGGGLPVNFSSDEETPTHAEYARLLRSTVPGLFDGRYGLVTEFGRSLLAKHGTVLARVEYAKSAGGRPIAVTHAGVQVATRTVYNPESWPLRIAAYDAGGRPKDGPDVAQDIAGPACFAGDVLATDRPLPLLEQGDLVAALDTGAYYFANHYAYNSLARPGIHGFTTPGTDPTAHGVRFATVRAPQTVAEIVAESGGGHPDALVRD
- a CDS encoding APC family permease encodes the protein MPASQTPTASDTPGPAGDAPELKRALGPKLLILFVIGDILGTGIYATTGQVAGRVGGALWLPFAIGFVVAVLTAASYVELVGKYPKAAGAALYTQKAFKVPFLTFIVAFMVMCSGLSSASAAARAFSGDYLAEFTDAVPPTLIAILFILALAALNLRGVSESVKTNVVLTLVELSGLAIILGIGAYAVMSGDGEPARLTDFEASGTGFSLMTGVLGATALAFFAFVGFEDSVNMAEETKDPSRTFPRAIFIGVTVTGTIYVLVALVSSLLVDHKTLEGSSGPLLEVVKAGGVDFPPKLFALIALFAVTNSALINIMMASRLCYGMANERILPKAMGRVLPARRTPVVGIVFVSVLAIGLVSTGEIQGLGDTTSFLLLCVFFVVNVAALVLRRDPVAHKHFRAPTIVPVLGAVTALILASPLADRAADVYVRAGVLLAIGIALWAVNKLVLKARSEEHAKTGGELEK
- a CDS encoding transcriptional regulator, which gives rise to MNAETAATVAPHVSPVSPMLVRLADERATGALLRDHGTLYLAEGRVVHAESPAAPGIDILLTTGGRLPPEGWQQAIDEAGARREVGRFLVDSGRIGGGELEICHLGALYDAAFFALAPGSGPTRFRYGVGHWIGPVRPVPAAAVERETLRRRELLDQVWPYPAVDSAPVVPRTPAPGQSVTRRQRALLELADGVRTPAAIAWALGRPAFHTLLEVRRLAAAGLVDTPPDPPPGSRSGHGGRPVRPALPAWIAEVSADPDIALLRRLRDALEANL
- a CDS encoding roadblock/LC7 domain-containing protein; its protein translation is MRRALRLRSERRQLMTAEAEVLGELRRLRARLPQLTGALAASTDGLVLAEELTGGGPGAGASGADPEGVAALTAAALGVSLRLTDSTGQGGFRELLIRGERGYVATYAAGGSAVLTVLAEPRINVGRLHLEARRSGARIGALVDSALERPENT
- a CDS encoding MurR/RpiR family transcriptional regulator; translated protein: MSDSPAARLQQLFEGHRLTPTQRRIAHSMVRRAADAPFLSSVELADLAGVSQPSVTRFAVALGFDGYPALRRHLREVAPAGRAAGASEYNEYQQAVHAELENLRQLADLLADPGPVERAGRVLAASTPLPVLGLRAASAQATGFAYFAAKVHPDIRLLDEGGTMLADRLDAARRAGASALLCFALPRHPKEVVEALDHARGSGLFVVTVADSAFAPVAAHSDLLIPAAVGTGLAFDTACAPMLLGRVLLEAMCDGLPDAQARLEDFDVRAAARGLFVE